The genomic DNA CGAAAACATTGATCAACACAATTTCAATCAGGGAAACAGCTGATGTCAAATTCAATTCAAGTTGCCACGATTGAGGATGTTCGCCGAGCAGAGTCGGTGATTCATCAACACATCAGCCCTGCCCCGCTGATCCGTTCTTATGGGCTCGAAAAGATACTCGAACTCTCGGATGATCGACGGGTTTGGATTAAAGATTATGGCTGGACGCCGGTCGGTTCCTTCAAGCTGATGGGAGCGCTTAACTGGATGGCGAACCGCGCAGACGAAATTGGTGACCGCCCCGTAGCCGCTCACTCTTCCGGAAACTTTGCTTCCGGAATCTCCTTCGCAGGCATGAAATACGGCAAGCGAGTCATTGTCGTCATGCCCGAAGATGCCCCGCAGGTCAAATTCGACCTCACTGAGTCGTTCGGTGCTGAAATTCGAACCTACGACAAATCGACTGACCACTTAACTGGAGCACGTGACAAGCTGACGAAGCAAATCGCTGAAGAAGAAAACGCGATTCAGGCCTCTCCTTACGACGACAACGACGTCATTGCCGGAAACGGTGTTGGCGGCTTGGAAATCGTGGAAGAACTCGAACGACAAGATCGCAAGATCTCACACTTTTTTTGTCAGGTCAGCGGAGGTGGCCTCATGGCGGGCCATGCACTTGCCATTGCAGACGGGTTCCCCGAAGCGAAGATCATCGGAGTCGAGCCAACCGAAGCGGACGACTTCCGCCGCTCTCTCGCTGCTGGTGAACGTCTTCGTATTGAAGAACCCAAAAGCATCTGCGACGGCCTGCTCTCGTACGATGTCGGAGACCATAACTGGCCGATTCTGAAAGAATTGATCACTGAGTCCGTTTGCGTTCCTGACGAGGAAACCATCACCTGTATGGAATGGCTGTACGACACACATGGCCTACGGACGGAACCCTCTGGAGCGATTGCCACAGCCGCTGCCATGATGAGAAAAACATCTCTGGAAGGAGATGGAGATCTCGTCCTTGTACTCAGTGGCCGGAATGTCGACGACCGAACGTTCCACCAATGGATTGAAGATGGATTGGAATCGCAGTAGACCGATAAGCAGCGGATCGACAAATAGTGTCGATCCGCGAAGCAGACCGCGCATTCGATTTTGAAAATCGCCCCAAAGGCGAATTATTCCATCAATTCCTGACCGCTTGTTTCTTTCGCAAAGAAAACAACCACTACTCCGACGAGATACAAAGGGGCGAGTAGCAACGCTTTGTTTTCATCAGTAATCGCCACCGCACCGAAGCCGAAGAAGGCTGCTGCTGTGGCAAGACGTCCCATATTAAAACAGAATCCGGCTCCTGTTCCGCGGAGCCTCGTCGGATAAAGCTCAGGGAAATAGACTGCATAACCTGCGTGCATCCCCAGCGTAAAGAACCCGAACACCGGAAGTGTTAACGCCAAAACTGTTTGTGAAGCATGATTGGCGATGAGCACTTTGAACATCACCAACATCATAATGAATGCAGCGACGTGATAGAGAATAAACGCTCCTTTGCGGCCTAAACGATTCGAGATCGTGCCGAACAGCAACAAGCCGAGACCGCCGCCGATGGTGTTGAGTGCCATGCTCAGCATCTCAGCACGCTTAATAGGTGTCTCATGCTTCTTAAACGCAGCTTGCCGCTCAGCTTTGTATTCCTCTTTCGTTAATCCTGTCTCTTCAGAATTCGTGACTGGAACATGTTCCGCCTGAAGTGCTTCGGTTTGTGCACCACGCAGTAGCGCATTCTTACCGTAAATATGTCCGCCCCAGAATGTGACGAGACCAATCGACGCGAGACTGACCCCTACGATGGTATTGCGAAGGTTTGTTCCCTCAAAAAGTTCGGAGAGTCGACCTGTTTGCTGACTTGCATCAGCTGCGGCTTTTTCCCTGGCTCTGACCCATTGCTCAGGTTCATGCAAAGACCAGCGAATCCAGAGAGTCAACAAGGCGGGCAGTGCTCCGATCGCAAATCCCCACCGCCACGCGCTTTCTCCCAGCGTGATAATAAAGGCGCCTGCAGCAGCAGCAAGAAGGGTCCCAAAGACACTGGAAGCATGAAAGATGGAACTCATCACCGCTCGGGATCTTTGCGGCATGACCTCGGCAACCATGGCTGAGGCCACGGCCCATTCTCCACCAACTCCCATCGCAACAAAGAACCGCAAAATCACCATTTGCCAAGCGGACTGGGCGAACGCAGTCACGCAAGTAAAGAGCGAATAAAACAAGATTGTGATAATCATCGTTTTGGAACGCCCGATTCGGTCGCTCATCATGCCGAAGAAGACGCCACCAATTGCCCCACCGAGCAGGAAGCTTCCGAAACTCATGTCGTTCCAACGGGCCACCGCAGGGTCGTCTGCAACAACACCTAACAACGCCGGCATTGCGTCACGCATACTCGCCACAAAGATCTGCCCTTCGAAAATATCGAAGACCCAGCCCAGTGAAGCGATCAGTAAAACGAGCCATTGGTAACGGGTGATCCCCTGGTACCACTTCAGGTTGGAATCGGCATTCTGTTCGATGGTGTCACTCACGGAAACTCCGTCAATTCTCAGATAAGTCAGACTCTATTAGTAAAGACGCACTATGGCAAAAGCCCAGACATTCGCAACCCTGCAGACGAGAGATTTGGTGCAACTCTGCGCAGTCCAATGCAGACTGATTAAGTTTGTGGCACAGCCATTGCTTTACTCCTGAGAGTTGAGACGTCGTCCACAATCGACGAAGTTGTACCCTGCTGACCTACTGATCCAGGATTTCAATTTCCATTGCTGCCGAGAACTCAGGAAAACCACAATAATCTCTTATTGCTCAAGGGGTTACAGATGAAAAGTCAGTTTGTGACAGCGGCTTTGCTAACCACTGTTTTACTATTAAGCGTTGGAAACTCAGCTTTCGCGGAAGAAATCGGAGATCCCCCTG from Thalassoglobus polymorphus includes the following:
- a CDS encoding threonine ammonia-lyase — translated: MSNSIQVATIEDVRRAESVIHQHISPAPLIRSYGLEKILELSDDRRVWIKDYGWTPVGSFKLMGALNWMANRADEIGDRPVAAHSSGNFASGISFAGMKYGKRVIVVMPEDAPQVKFDLTESFGAEIRTYDKSTDHLTGARDKLTKQIAEEENAIQASPYDDNDVIAGNGVGGLEIVEELERQDRKISHFFCQVSGGGLMAGHALAIADGFPEAKIIGVEPTEADDFRRSLAAGERLRIEEPKSICDGLLSYDVGDHNWPILKELITESVCVPDEETITCMEWLYDTHGLRTEPSGAIATAAAMMRKTSLEGDGDLVLVLSGRNVDDRTFHQWIEDGLESQ
- a CDS encoding MFS transporter, which encodes MSDTIEQNADSNLKWYQGITRYQWLVLLIASLGWVFDIFEGQIFVASMRDAMPALLGVVADDPAVARWNDMSFGSFLLGGAIGGVFFGMMSDRIGRSKTMIITILFYSLFTCVTAFAQSAWQMVILRFFVAMGVGGEWAVASAMVAEVMPQRSRAVMSSIFHASSVFGTLLAAAAGAFIITLGESAWRWGFAIGALPALLTLWIRWSLHEPEQWVRAREKAAADASQQTGRLSELFEGTNLRNTIVGVSLASIGLVTFWGGHIYGKNALLRGAQTEALQAEHVPVTNSEETGLTKEEYKAERQAAFKKHETPIKRAEMLSMALNTIGGGLGLLLFGTISNRLGRKGAFILYHVAAFIMMLVMFKVLIANHASQTVLALTLPVFGFFTLGMHAGYAVYFPELYPTRLRGTGAGFCFNMGRLATAAAFFGFGAVAITDENKALLLAPLYLVGVVVVFFAKETSGQELME